From Caldicellulosiruptor hydrothermalis 108, a single genomic window includes:
- a CDS encoding stage V sporulation protein D: MKEASIKIKKRILFVMAIFFLSFVLLVGRLFYLQLIKGEELKKRAFSQWTRERLVAPKRGSIVDRNGKILAMSITAETVVASLNQIKDKEWTAKVLSGILQMDYQKILNKLNTKGVSDIYIARNIDKEKADKIRKYALPGIYLTGGTKRVYPNGNFLAQVLGFTGIDDQGLSGLELYYDKYLRGKPGAISAQTDASGRAAPFSEEFFKKPIDGYDLMLTIDETIQHFAEKYAQKALYDNKAKSVTIIVEKVKTGEILAMTSKPDFDPNKPFELIYKDKFPDFDKLSQAEKNKIVQSMWRNRALTDTYEPGSTFKIVTAAAGLEEGVVNENSQFYCRGYVKVANAILKCWRYYNPHGSENFVEGVQNSCNPVFIEVGQRLGKEKLYKYINLFGFGQKTGIDLPGEAKGIIQPLNRVGPVELATISFGQGISATPIQVISMINAVANDGVWVQPHVVKAIYDKDKKLIKSFDTPRKRRVLDQDVARRLKTILQSVVSNGTGHNAYLLGYKVAGKTGTSQKYDKTSKKYIASFGGFAPADNPEVSVLVIIDEPDPSLYYGGLIAAPVARDLLNDILRYLDIQPQYTAEELKQIEFYKEYIVPNTIGMNIEDAKKEIYNNKFNAKVIGSGDKVIDQVPKAGFMLKEGSTIVLFTHAMSQTTVDVPNVVGLSSQDAQKVLANSLLNIKVKGIKGKIIRQNPQPGTKVPIGSIVEVEIADKENAE, encoded by the coding sequence GACGCGGGAGAGACTTGTTGCACCTAAAAGAGGAAGCATTGTAGACAGAAACGGCAAGATTTTGGCAATGTCAATAACCGCTGAGACAGTTGTTGCATCTTTGAATCAGATTAAAGACAAAGAATGGACAGCTAAAGTGCTGTCTGGTATTTTGCAGATGGACTATCAAAAGATTTTGAATAAGCTCAATACAAAAGGAGTTTCAGACATCTACATAGCACGCAATATTGACAAAGAGAAGGCAGATAAGATAAGAAAATATGCTCTGCCAGGGATTTACTTGACAGGCGGGACAAAAAGGGTGTACCCAAACGGCAATTTTCTGGCTCAGGTTCTTGGTTTTACGGGAATTGATGACCAGGGACTTTCTGGGCTTGAACTTTATTATGACAAGTATCTTCGCGGCAAGCCCGGTGCCATTTCAGCCCAGACTGATGCAAGTGGCAGAGCTGCTCCATTTTCAGAAGAGTTTTTTAAAAAGCCTATTGATGGATATGACCTAATGCTTACAATTGACGAGACAATTCAACATTTTGCTGAAAAGTATGCACAAAAAGCGCTCTACGATAACAAAGCAAAAAGCGTGACCATAATTGTTGAAAAGGTCAAAACAGGCGAGATTTTAGCCATGACATCAAAACCTGATTTTGATCCAAATAAACCATTTGAGCTTATATACAAAGATAAGTTTCCTGATTTTGATAAGCTTTCTCAAGCAGAGAAAAACAAGATAGTCCAGTCAATGTGGAGAAACAGAGCACTGACAGACACATACGAGCCTGGGTCAACATTTAAGATAGTCACCGCAGCTGCAGGACTTGAAGAAGGGGTTGTCAATGAGAATTCCCAGTTTTATTGCAGGGGATATGTTAAGGTTGCAAATGCAATATTAAAGTGCTGGAGGTATTACAACCCGCATGGTAGCGAAAACTTTGTTGAGGGTGTTCAAAATTCATGTAACCCTGTGTTCATAGAAGTGGGACAGAGGCTGGGAAAAGAGAAACTCTATAAATATATAAATCTTTTTGGATTTGGGCAAAAAACAGGTATAGACCTTCCCGGTGAGGCAAAAGGGATTATTCAGCCGTTAAACAGAGTTGGACCTGTTGAACTTGCAACAATTTCTTTTGGCCAGGGGATTTCAGCAACTCCCATTCAGGTTATCAGCATGATAAATGCAGTTGCAAACGACGGTGTGTGGGTCCAGCCTCATGTTGTAAAGGCCATATACGATAAGGATAAGAAGCTGATTAAATCTTTTGACACACCACGAAAAAGAAGAGTTTTAGACCAAGATGTTGCGCGAAGGCTCAAGACCATACTTCAGTCTGTTGTGTCAAACGGAACAGGGCACAATGCCTATCTTCTGGGCTATAAAGTTGCAGGAAAAACAGGAACTTCGCAAAAGTACGACAAAACATCTAAAAAGTATATAGCATCATTTGGAGGGTTTGCACCGGCCGACAATCCCGAGGTGTCGGTTCTTGTTATTATAGATGAGCCTGACCCTTCACTTTATTATGGAGGTCTTATAGCCGCACCAGTTGCAAGAGATTTATTAAATGATATACTAAGATATTTAGATATCCAGCCACAGTACACAGCTGAAGAACTAAAACAGATAGAGTTTTATAAAGAATATATAGTGCCAAATACAATAGGGATGAACATTGAAGATGCAAAAAAGGAAATATACAATAACAAGTTCAATGCTAAGGTCATAGGTAGTGGCGACAAAGTAATTGACCAGGTACCGAAGGCTGGATTTATGTTAAAAGAAGGTTCGACTATAGTCCTGTTCACACATGCAATGTCGCAAACAACTGTAGATGTTCCGAATGTAGTGGGCTTAAGTTCCCAAGATGCCCAGAAGGTACTTGCAAATAGTCTACTCAACATAAAAGTGAAAGGAATAAAAGGAAAGATTATAAGGCAAAATCCACAGCCAGGCACAAAAGTTCCAATAGGTTCGATTGTTGAGGTTGAAATTGCTGATAAAGAAAATGCAGAATAG